Genomic segment of Cydia fagiglandana chromosome 16, ilCydFagi1.1, whole genome shotgun sequence:
CTGAGACTAAAGCGCTCTCCACAAAGAAACAGGCTACAGAAACTGTTGATAAAAAAGAAGAAAGTGACGAGGAAATACCTAGCGACACTGACAATGAAGAAATACCATCAGACACAGAAGAAGAAGATAACACACCAGTTGAAGAGATATCTCTAAAGAAAACAAGCAAAGAACAACCACAGAAGAAACGTAAACTAACTGACTATGAAAGCGAACTGGCCACAGTCCACAAAGTGTTTAAACCATTCAGAGATTCCACTATCCAAAAGTGGAATGAAAAGACCCGTTTGGCTACCGCTACTAACATCAAAAACACGCCAACAAACACTATCCTACAGCAAATATCTTATATCCTGTCAGATAGAAGTAAATTAGTTAAACGCACACAGCTGAAGCGCTCGGAATACGATATAGTTGGATACAAAAAGCAAAATGATTTAGAAAATACGGAAGCTAACGGAGATAATCCAGTTACAAAGGACAGGAAAGACGATGATGAATACATAACTGAAATATTTGATGATAGTGACTTCTACCATCAGTTACTCCGAGAGCTTATTGAGTGTAAATCTGCGGACATATCGGACCCGGTCCAGCTGAGTCGGCAGTGGATAGCTCTGCAGCAAATGAGAAGCAAAATGAAACGGAAAGTTGATACGAAGGCTACGAAAGGACGGAAGATTAAGTATGTGGTACATAACCAACTGGTTAACTACATGGCACCGGAGAAATGTACCACGTGGACCGATGAGAGTACCAACGAGCTGTACAGCTCACTGTTTGGGAAGAGGTTCGAATATAATAATGTAGGATTGAATGCTAACTTAGAGAGTGGATTGAAAATAAAAGATTAATTAAACATTTCTTCTGTCTTGTTACTGAACTATCTATCCACAGCATCGCGCCAACTAATTACGCTGGGGTGGTATtacacctatccaatttctttgttcaatgtgtattgcgtcttaCATTGTGCTTAATAAGAGTCACtctcttattatttattaagcacAATGTAAGACGCAATATTtattggacaaagatattgggtagatggaataccacctttttttttaagaggggaaatattttttcatttcatttcatttatttattgcaatcaTGTTcaaaaagcctcctccacactcagtctgcagcggatttgatagcccacgcagtgcatttgttattttaaacgtcaaacttctatgaaataatgattatgacatataaataacacttgcactgcgtcggCTATCAAATCTAGACCTCCGACTCTAGCTTGGTCCTACTATTGAATGCTTTCGCGCCGTCAGTTGGATAGCTGCATTCAACTGGCTTATAAACAATCGTAAGCAGGCACAGCCACATGATAAACAAACTACGACTTATTAGCGTGTTTATTATAGGATGACAAAAAtcttgttaataatttaaagaTGAAATGTTGTTTGCGAGCCGCGCGATAACCCCGCGGTCGGGCGATACGCGGGCCAGAGGTCCCGATTGGTACCTATTGCACTCCACTAGTGCTCAAGGGTACTTATTGGGACACGTAACATCTCGAAAATACATGTGTAACACTTGATTATAGTTACCTAATTTAGACTGTGGAAACCTGAATTAATAGGTATACAACATTACTTTAATATACACAACGAGGCGCGCATTAAAAACGAATGTCTACCATTTGTTTGCTAGGTAGGTAGCATAGCAGTTGCATATTCTACTTAAACTAAAGCTTGCTAGCATTGCTATTTGACATATGACCATCATATGACATGACTACATGACACTAACAATcttctggggccaaattcgacatgtgcaactgtcagatttcgcatccacgtcaaatcaacagatgattttattccatactgagtgttgattccat
This window contains:
- the LOC134671740 gene encoding protein AATF, producing MKPKSKKNVKPLLSDKIADALTIKPRADIEDDHVFGTKPNTVSRADLSSSESEDDAAISDFRKRNVNLLSEISKKYEGQVVTRKDLDKNTSESEVDSDSEGGDDGGFQSKLASLASKFTQDDSDDSDAEQRDSQNGKKSSDSDVSSGGESDDYSITQRQKGTDSDQSDDDEDEEGYDISQMEEPVKEEFEHMKKQNVSEEAKKGACVRNQLLVWEGLLEMRIHLQRCMSTANQMPFPEVHKDLRQNNEFAEVCSAATSNIASVLDKFLSLQSMLLKGFPETKALSTKKQATETVDKKEESDEEIPSDTDNEEIPSDTEEEDNTPVEEISLKKTSKEQPQKKRKLTDYESELATVHKVFKPFRDSTIQKWNEKTRLATATNIKNTPTNTILQQISYILSDRSKLVKRTQLKRSEYDIVGYKKQNDLENTEANGDNPVTKDRKDDDEYITEIFDDSDFYHQLLRELIECKSADISDPVQLSRQWIALQQMRSKMKRKVDTKATKGRKIKYVVHNQLVNYMAPEKCTTWTDESTNELYSSLFGKRFEYNNVGLNANLESGLKIKD